From Deltaproteobacteria bacterium:
ACCTCGCCCAGGTCCGCGTAGTCGCTGTTCGCGGAAGCAGCCCCTTTTTCAAGACAGAATATTCCGGCCATAGAGAGTCCCATCCTGAGCATGGTCTCAAGGCACGCGGCGCTAAAGTCCACTCCACCTATGAAGACATGCCTTCTCACGCGGTTAGCTCCCTGAACCTCTTTTTCAGGATTTTTTCGATCCGCGCCTCTTTGATGGCCTCTATAATCTTGCCGCTCGCGTCCCCGTTGCCGTACGGGTTTTCAAGGCCTGCAAGCGTTTCCCTGAAATCCGGCGAAAAGGCTTCTTTGAGGGCCTTCAATATCTCCGTGGACTCAGGCGCCGCATCTATTACATTTGCGGCCCTTATCCTCCCTCCCTGCCTGCCGCCGACGTTTACCACGGGCAGGCCGAAGGAGGGAGCCTCTATGATGCCGCTCGACGAGTTCCCGAGCATTACGGAAGCGGACTTAAGGAGCGACAGGTACGCCACCCTTCCGAGCGAATGGAAGCACCTGGCCGTTTCCGGGTTTCTTTCCGCAAACCTCTCAAGCTCTCCGGAGATTGTGCGTCCGCCTGTATCCGCGTTGGGTAGCGTTATCACCCAGAAAAGGCCTCCTTTGAAATCCGACACGGCCTTCAGGACCTCTCTAAGGCCGCCGGACGGGTCCTCGTCGAGGGTGACCGGATGATATGTGAGTACGCCGATTCCGCGGCCCTTCGGGATGCCGAGCGTTCTATCGACCTCGTCCCGGCCCGATAATTTGATTCTCCGGATGCTATCGAGGCCGGGCGCGCCGGAGCAAACTACTCTCTCAGGGTCCTCGCCCATCTGCACGACCCTTTTCCTGTAAGCCTCGGTCGAGGTGAAATGCAGATGGCTCAGCTTCGTAACGGCATGGCGTATCTGCTCATCTATAAGGCTCTCGGTCGATTCGCCCCCGTGTATATGGGCAATGGGTATCCTGAAGGGCACCGCTGCGGCAGCGGCCGAGAGGACCTCGAACCTGTCTCCCAACAGGACGACCATATCGGGCCTGAGCCTTTCGTATGCCTTTGCAAAGCCCATGACTCCTATGCCCATAGATGCGGCTATCGAGTGCTCGGTATCGGAGCTTAGGAGCATTTCCACTTTCTCGGCTATCGGGAAGCGGTCCATCTCGATCTCCTTAACCGTAAGCCCGAACTCAGGTGAAAGGTGCATGCCCGTAGCTATGAGGCTCAGTTCCAGGGAGCTGTCCTCGTGTATGCCCTTTATTATCCAGTAGAGGAGTCCGTACTCGGCTCTCGTGCCGGTCACGACCGCGACCTTCCGCCTCAAGTCAGACCTCTGCCTCTATGAGCTCGTCAGGGGCGAAGTCCCTTACTGCGGCCGCGCCCACGACCCTGTCCCAGAGCATTGGACTTATGCCGCTCCCCGGCCTTTTGACCGTCAGGTTATCCTTTGAAAGCATCTCGCCTTTTCTTATGGCCCTGGCTGCGACTATGCTCTTCCTGAGAAAAGCCCTGTTCGCCGCCTCTGAGCGGGAAGGCCTCTTAATGCCGTCCCCGAGCGCCTCCTCTATCTTCCTTATGCCTGAAACCATTGCCTTCAATTCTCCGGGCTCAAGCGACGCATTGTGGTCAGGGCCTTCCATCCCCTTATCGAGGGTAAAGTGCTTCTCTATGACCTCTGCGCCGAGCGCGGCCGCCGCCAGCGCCGCCTCTATTCCCGGAGTGTGGTCCGAGTACCCCACCTTTATCTTAAGCGCTTCCCTCAAGGCCGCCATTGCCCGAAGGTTCGCATCCTCCATAGGCGTCGGATATTCGCTATTGCAGTGGAGCGCGGTTATGCGCTCCCTCGGGGTACCTGCGTCTGCAAGGGCCTCTATCGCCTCCCTTACCTCATCCATCTCCGACATGCCTGTCGAGACGAGCACTTCTTTCCCGAGCCCGCCCACCTTCTTGAGATATGGCAGGTTCGTAATCTCTCCGGAAGGCACCTTGAGGATATCGAGGCCGAGGCCGGAAAGGAGGTCTATGCTCTCAAGGTCGAACGGAGTCGAAAGGAACCTTATGCCCCTTTCCCGGCAGCGTTCGATCAAACGGATATGCATTTTCTTATCCAGCTCGTATCTGCGGAGCATATCAAGCTGCGGTCCCTCGTCCGTCGTCTTCACCTGATAATCGGCCTTTTCCGCTCGTCTCGTTACGACTCTTTCCGCGCAGAAGGTCTGGAACTTGACGGCATCCGCCCCGGCCTCGAAAGCCGCGTCCACCATTTCAAGCGCCGTCTCAAGGCTACCGTTATGGTTGACTCCGGCCTCCCCTATTATGAATATGCTCACGTTGCCGGCACCCCCTTCACCAGAATGCCTGGCGGCACCTCATCAATGACCACCGCCCCGGCCGCGATTACCGCGCGCTCCCCGACCCTAACCCCCTGGATAATCGTCGCCCCCGCTCCCACGAACGCGCCATCACTTATTTGGCACCCGCCAGAGACTACCGAGCCCGGAGAGAGGTGCACGTGACTCCCTATCCTGCAGTCGTGCTCGACTATTGCGCCGGTATTTACGATGGTATTTGCGCCTATTTCGGATCCAGCTTGCACCGTGGCAGCGGCCATGACCTGCGCGCCCTCGTTTATGGCAGCGCTCCCGGATATGATTGCCCTGGGATGTATGAGCCGGGGCAGACTGAATCCGGCCCCCTTGAGCATTTTGAAAATCGAGGCGCGCCTTGAGTTGTCTTTCACGCTCCCTACTGCCACGCACGCATTCCGTATGCCGCACGAAAACAACCCCGGAATGAGCTCATCACCTCCGGCGACCTTGACATCTAAGACCAGCGTTCCTGGCGCGAGATTGGGGTCCAGTACAGCCTCCACCTCGAAAGCATCAGATGATGATATAAGCTCCATAAGGACCCTGGCGTGGCCTCCGCCCCCTATGAGCACCAGCCGCTCCTTCATTCGCCCTTGAGCGCGCGGTTTATCTCCGCTGCCACGTGCTCTATCTCATCACTCTTCAGCGCTACTCCACTCGGTATGTTCAGGCAGCTCCTATAAGCCGCTTCCGCGTGCTCTATCCTGTATGCCTGGCAACCCCTGTACATGGGAAGGAGGTGGACCGGCTTCCAGAGGGGCCTCACCTGTATGCCCCTTTCGGTAAGACGCCTGATAAGCGGCCCCCGCCTCTTCTCCCCGACCCTAATTGTGCAGTGCCAGAAATTGCTCCTGGCCCAGGGCTTCTCCCACATGAGCCCGGCACTTTCCATGAGAAGCCTCCTGTAGGACTCGGCGTTCCTCCTCTTGTTAGACACGAACTCTTCGAGGCGCTCCAACTGGGCAACCCCCAGCGCGGCCTGCATATTGGTAAGCCGGTAGTTGTAGCCGACCTCGTCGTGCTCGTACTCGAAGGCGTCCGTCTTGGCCTGCGTCGTAAGGTGCTTTAGCCTTACGGCAAGCGCGCGATCGTCCGTTACGACCATTCCGCCGCCGCCCGTTGTAATAACCTTATTTCCATTGAATGAGAAACACCCTGCCGCGCCGAATGTGCCGGTTTTCTTGCCCATGAACTCCGAGCCCAGGCTCTCGGTTGCGTCCTCTATGACCTCGATATCCCTTCCGAGGCACGCATCCACCAGCTCGTCCATCCTTGCCGGGTGGCCGAAGACATGCACCGGCACGACAGCCTTCACACGCCTTTTTGTCGTCCTGTTATAAGTGAAGCCGTCCTTACCCCTGAAGCACTCATTTTTGAGGAACGTCGCGAGCTTTGCCGTATTCATGCAGAGCGTGTCCGGGTCGCAGTCCATGAATACGGGCTCTGCGCCGCAGTATTTAACAGCGTTCACTGGCGCGACGAATGTTACGGCAGGGACCACGACCTCGTCACCTGGCGCTACCCCCAGCGCTACCATGCTCACATGGAGCGCCGATGTGCCGTTGACGGTAGAGACGGCCTCATGGGCTCCCGTATATGCGGCAACGCTCTTCTCAAAGCGCGTAACGAAAGCGCCTGCTGACGAGACCCAGCCCGTGTCCAGGCACTCTTTCACATACTTCCATTCATTACCCGATATCTCGGGCTCTGAAAGGGCTATTCTGATGGGTGCCGCATCAGATGTTATAGATACCGTGCTTGTAGCCATCCATGTTCTCCGTGGCGCTAAACCACTCGACAGTTTCCCTGAGCCCTTCCTTGAGGGGACGAGCCGGGGACCATCCAGTAAGCTTTTTAAGCCTCTCAACGCTCCCGCAGAGCCTTTCGACCTCGCTCCCCGAGGCCCTAACCCTGTGGTCATCCCTTAGAATCTCCGCGCCCCGGCCCGTAATCTCGGCTATCGTCTCCGCGAGCGCGCGAACCGATATCTCCTGCCCTGTCGCGATGTTGATATCCGTCCCGGGCTTCGCCTCTGATTTCGCTATCCTCACGAAGCCCTCGACCGTGTCCTTGACGTATACGAAATCCCTGGTAGGGTGGAGCGCGCCTAGCTTCAACTCCCTATTCCCTGAGAGTAGCTGGGTTATTATGGTCGGGATTATCGCGCGCGCGGACTGCCTCGGCCCGTAGGTATTGAATGGCCTTGCTATGAGCACGTCCTGGCCAAAGCTCTTTACGAACGACTCGGCAAGGGAGTCCGCGGCTATCTTCGTCGCCGCGTATGGGGATTGCGCCTGCCTGGGGTGCTCCTCGTCCATGGGCGCGTATCTGGCCGTGCCGTAGACCTCGGATGTGGAAGTGACGACGACCCTTTCTACGGAAAGATCCCTTGCGGCCTGCAGCACGTTGAGAGTCCCTTTTATATTAGTGTCCATGTAGCTCTCAGGTGAGCGGTAGCTGTAGGGTATGCCGATGAGAGCCGCAAGGTGAAAGACCGCCTTCGAGCCCTCGACAGCCTTTCTTATGCCGTGCGGGTCCCTTATATCGCCGGTAACGACCTCGACTGACTTCAGCGCCTCGGAAGTGATGCGATCGAGCCAGCCCCAGGAATTAAAAGAGTTATAGCAGACGAACGCCCGCACCTCCGAGCCTTCTTTTAGGAGTCTTTCGACCAAATGGCTACCGATAAAGCCGCACGCCCCTGTCACAAGGACCCTCTTGCCTGAAAGTTTCATACCTGCCATCCTGTCAAAACATCACAGTGAGGACCCCGGCGGTAACCGCTATCTGGTAGAGTATCTGGGTGAGGTCTTTCGTCTCTTTGAGCCACGCTATCTTGTCTACCTTTTCCGGGACCACTATCGTGTCCCCGGGGTCGAGCCGCTCGGACATGAGCCCCCCTGAAAACCAGCTCCTTCTGTCGCTGTCCCACCTTAAGCCCCAGCTCCCGCTGCCGCTCATGGCCGTGCCGTCCACCTTGAGAATGTAGATCGCCTTCCTGTCCGCGTCGGCGGTTATGCCCCCTGATTTTCTGATATAGGAGGATACTGTCGCGTCAGGTTCGTGCACGAACGCCGTCTGGTTAAAGACTGCGCCCATCACCTGGACCTGGTCGGACCGGGACGGCACGAGGAGCTCGTCACCGTCTTCCAGGGCGATGTCGTAGACCGATCCCTCGAAACTTCCGAGGTCTTCGAGCCTTATGCTGATCCTGCCTGACGCCTTTGCGGCCCTGAGCTTCTGTAATAGCGCGATCTTCTGCTCCTTTGCGCTCTGTATCTGCCGGGCCTCATCAGCGCCGAGCGCGCTCATCGCTGAATCGGCCGACTGGCTCAGTATCTTCTGCTCAAACCTGTCTATGGCGTCGTCTATGTTCTTCTGCTGAAGCTTCCGGACCGACTCCCTGCTGAAGACCGCGCCTTTGAGATAGGCGTTATCCGAGAAGCCGCCCGCCCTCCTTATGACCGAGCTCATCGGCTCTCCCTTCCTTATGATATACCGTCCGGGGAAGGCGACCTCCCCCTTGAGCGAAATGTACATCTCGCTCCTCCACTCCGGAATCCTCTTCACATGTATGCTGTCGTTGGGACTGAGGGGCAGGTTATTCGCGGAGTCTCCGGCCAGGGCCCTGGCAAGGTCTATTTTCCTGTGCCTTATCTCATACCTGCCCTCCTCTACGACACCGGAGGCGAGCTCCGCCTCTTTGAGGTAAGCTGAATCGAGGACTCCGCCGGAGGCAAAAATCAGATCCCTTACCGTCCAGTTCGAGGCGTACTCGTACCTGCCGGGCTTTCCGACCTCCCCCTTGATCGAAACGAAACGATTTGGCAAGGTCTCTCGTATGGAATGTATTACGACCCGGTCGTCCGGCCGGAGCCTCAAATTATGCTCCTCGTCAGACGCCATCGCCTTTGAGAGATTGCGCTCCATTGATTCGATTGCCCGCGTCTCGGGGTCCGTCCTGTACACTTCGAACCCGCCCGACGAAGCCTCCGGCGTGAGACCGCCGGTAAGGAGGACCAGGTCCCTGACTGTGAGATTATCCCTGTATTCGAGCTCGCACCGGGTCCGCTTATCCTCATATCGGGCCTCCTCCAACCGGTCCTGGTCCTTCTGCCGACTTTCTTTCGCATCACGCGCCAGGGTTTCCAGCTCAGGCTTGACTATCTCCCGGCCGGGTCTTTCTTCGGCTCTATAGTCTGTTCCTTCCCGCTTTAGATCCTTTTTCAAGCCTTCCTGATCATCATGTTTCTGCCCGGGTGTTTCATTTCTCTTCTGTTCAGGGGCAGTCCGCTTTCCCTCCCTTTCCAGCCGATCCACCGCTTTTTCCTTACTATCCCTGGCTTCAAGCACGAAATCAGAGCTGCACCTTACATCGCCTTCCAGCGCTACCCTGGGCCTTTCGGAGAAGAACCACCTGGAGAAAACAAATACCGTGTCCCTGGGCTCAAGGAGGGGGTCATCTTTTCCGGAAAAGACCGACGCGAGGCTGAACGGGACCAGTTCCTGGTTCATCTCCGGCGGCCTCAGCCTTTTTATGAGCCCGTAATCGAGATGGGCCTCTTCATCGACGTCGCCCTCGCTTTTTATTATGTCACCGAGTCTCATGCCGTCCTTGAGCTCGTATTTCCCCGGCCTTTTGACCTTGCCGCGGACGAAGACCGCGTTAGCGTCCTTCTCCGTTATCGCGAAGACCTTTACGAGGTCGCCGTCCTGGAGCTTGAAATTGCCCGCAGCGCCCCTGTCTTCCGCGTTTATATCGATAACGGTTCTTTTTTTATTCCCGTCAAGCCTCTCAACCTGCACCCTCTGCGTGAACGCCGTCGGTATGGCCCCGCCCGCGACCTCCATGACTCCCGCAAGGTCGAAGACGCGGTCCAGCTCGTAGACCGCGGGCCTTTTTACGTTCCCCGCCACCCCCACGAGCGGCCCGACAGGAGGGACGAATATGACGTCGCCGCTCTGGAGCCTTCTGTCCATGGAGTTGTCGCCCTTCAAAAGGAGGTCGTAGAGGTCCATGGAAGCTATAGCCTTTCCGCCGCGCTTAAGCTCGATATTCCTCAAAGAGCCAATGGACGAGGGGCCGCCCGAGAGCATGAGCGCGCCGGTAAGGGTCGACATGCCGTTCACTACGTAGGCCCCCGGCTTTTTCACCTCGCCGAGGACAAAGACCTGTATGCTCCTGAACTTCCCCATCGTGATGCTCGCCTCGGTGCCTATCGCGCCCCTTATGCGGCCTGAAAGGGCCTTCTTCATCTCAGCGAACGTCAAGCCGCCGACCTGGACCGGCCCTATATCCGGTATGTGCACCGTTCCTTCCCGGCTCACGGTAAGCGCGTACTGTCCGCTCATCCTGCCCCAGATGAGGACGTTCATCTCGTCGCCGGGCCCGATCACGTAATCCGAGGCGACCGGAGCGTCCTGCAAAAGCACCGCCTGGTTCGCCTTGAAGAGCTCGTAGCCGAACGGGTCGAGGCTGGTTGAGACCTCGAGGGGCTCAGGGCTTGAGAGGAACCTTTCAAAGAGCGACTTTGCGGAAGGCTTTTTCTCCCTGTCGGCCTCATCAGGGATGGGGGGGGCGCTGCCCTTGCATTCCCTCTTGTATTTTATGGAACTGGCCTCACTCCTGTCCGCGCCAGGAGGAAAAGGCCAGCCCGCCTCGCCGGAAAGGAAAGCTTCTTCTTTCAGCGGTAATGGCTTGCTCCCCATGTCCTTTGATTTAAGGAGGTCCCTTCCCTTTGTAGCGTCCCTGGGGCTTAATTCGATATACTCGGGATCAGTCCTGAAGGCCTCGACCCCTTCAGCCGTAAGCGCGGCTCCGGCCTCTCCTCTTTCGGCGCAAATGTCTTCCGCAAAGACCTCGGAGACGAAAAAGAGCAGGACGGATAAAAAAAATACGGCTAATCTCAAACCCAAACCCCCGGGACACCGGCCCCTGTCATAGTTATTGTTTTCGTAAAAAATGCAGGTCTCCCGCTCCTTTGGGCAGGCTGGCACACTCGCGGCCTGGACCAAAAACGGGCGCATCCAGAGGACCTCTTTTTTAGAAGCTCGGGAACAGGTCTGGTTCCCTGGGCGCCCGAGTCATTAGGGAAGCCCTGAAGTGTGCCGGGGCACATTTGGGGGACAGAGCCTCTACTCTGACCTCTGCCGCTATCCGCTGTACAGGATGAGTTTCAGGGAGCTTCTGGCAAATAAGGAGCTGCCAGAAGCGGGACCAACCCTGAGCCGAAGGAATATCGGACAAAGGAGGGTTGAATCGCCGTGCTCAGGATGTGATTGCCTTGATGAAAGCGGGATGGAATCTTCTGAGGTGCGTGTTTGATGCGGTCCTCGGATGCTGGCTTATATATATCGGGGTTTCAGACTTTTGTCAACTCAGTGAGAAAACCTCGTTCATTACCATTAAAACTAAAGCTCGTATTGACGGACTAAACAATCCAGAAAGCCTTGAAGGTCCAGGATGGGAATAGACGGGCTTTAAACGGGGTTGTTTACCTGCCCCGCTGAAAGCCGGGCTCCTTGCCTGATATAATGTTAATTAGTACTCTTTTCGAATCTCCAGCCAAGCAGGACAAAACAAAAAGGAGGCGGCTATGGCAGGGTATCTGACCGATATCGAAAAGAAATCGCTTGAGAACGGGTATTTCCGCGAGGTCCTCTTTACGGGCCCGAACAGCCAGCTCGTTGTAATGGCGCTCGCGCCGGGCGAGGACATCGGCATGGAGACGCACGACGACGTGGACCAGTTCATAAGGGTCGAGGCCGGGACCGGAACTGCCGTGCTGGACGGCAAGAAGCACAAGATACAGGACGGCTCCGCGGTCGTCATCCCTGCGGGAACGGAGCACAATATAGTAAATGACTCCAGTGAACCGATGAAGCTCTATACGGTCTACTCGCCTCCCGAGCACCCGCATGGCACGGTCCACAAGAACAAGGCCGAGGCAGAGGCCTATGAGAGGGAGAAGCACAAGAAATAAGCTCAAAGAATAACTTCCAGCCGGCCCGTTTCTTCTGTATCATATCGGGATAAGACGATGTTTCTCCCGACTACGGAAAAAGAAGCCAGGGCGCTCGGCTGGGAGCGCCTGGACGTTATACTCGTGACCGGCGACAGCTACATCGACTCGCCCTTCATAGGGGTCGCTGTCATCGGGAAGGTGCTCGTGGACGCGGGCTACAGGGTCGGGGTCATCGGCCAGCCGGACCCCTCCGGCACGGATATCCTGCGCCTCGGCGAGCCGCTCCTTTTCTGGGGCGTGACCGGCGGCTGCATAGATTCGATGGTCGCGAACCGCACTGCCTCCGGCCGCCGCCGCATGAGCGACGACTACACCCCGGGGGGCTTCAATGACAGAAGGCCGGACCGGGCCGCGATCATCTATTCCAACCTCATAAGAAGGCATTTCAAGGGGACCCGCCCCATAGTCCTCGGCGGCATAGAGGCGAGCCTCAGACGCATCGCCCAATACGACTTCTGGACGGACTCTATAAGGCGATCCGTCCTCTTCGACGCAAAGGCCGACTACGTCCTCTACGGCATGGCGGAGCGTTCGGCGGTCGAACTCGCCGACCGCCTTAAAAAAGGGAAGGACCCTTCCGATATACGCGGGCTCTGCCATATCTCCAAAATAGCTCCCGAAGGCGCGATAGAGCTCCCTTCCTATGAGGAATGTGTCTCAAACAAGAACGCCTTCACCAGGGCCTTCCGTCTCTTCTACGCAAATAACGACCCGGCGACCGCCCTGCCGCTCGCACAAAGGCACGGAGACCGCTATCTCGTCCAGAATCCTCCGTCGGAATATCTGACCGGAGGGGAGCTTGACCGCGTATACGCCCTCGGGTACGAACGGGACCTTCATCCATTTCACAGGAAGGACGGCGAGGTAAAGGCCCTTGAGACGATACGCTTCTCCATCTCCACTCACAGGGGCTGCTACGGCGAGTGCGGCTTTTGCGCCATAGCCGTCCACGAGGGCAGGCGCGTAAGGAGCAGGAGCCGCGCCTCCATCATTGCTGAGGCGGAGGAGATGGCGAGGCACCCCCTTTTCAAGGGCAGGATACACGACGTGGGCGGGCCCTCGGCCAACATGTACGGTAGCGGCTGCTCGAGGATGGAAAAAGATGGCTGCTGCCCGAAAAAGAGCTGCATCTCACCGAAGGTCTGCCCGCTACTTAAACAGGGGCACGAAGAGCAGATTTCGCTCTTGAGGGCCCTCCGTTCAGTCAAGGGGGTAAAGAAGGTGGTAGTCGCCTCGGGCATCCGCCACGATATGGTGCTTGCGGACAGGAAAGACGGGGAGAGTTACCTTAAGGAGCTCGTCACACACCATGTCTCAGGCCAGATGAAGATAGCGCCGGAGCACACGGAAGACGGCGTGCTCCGCATGATGGGGAAGCCCGGCTGCGACAAGGGCGCGCTTCTAAGGTTCAAGGAGCTCTTTTACAGGTTTACAAGGGAGGCGGGGCTCAAGCAGTTCCTTTCATACTACCTGATGGCAGCCCACCCCGGCTGCTCTCGCGAGGACATGAAAAGACTCCGCGCATTCGCGGTAAAGGAGCTCGGAGGGATCCCTGAGCAGGTACAGGTCTTTACGCCCACCCCATCGACCTATTCGACCCTCATGTACTGGACCGGGCGCGACCCGTTCACCGGGGCCCCCTGCTACATCGAGAGGACCAGCAAAGGCAGGGAGGAGCAGAAGGCCATTCTCTTTGGCCAGGGCGCCGGAAAGGATGCCGCCAAAAAAGGGAACTCAGGCCCAAAAGGAAGCGGCCCCAAAAGTGGCCGCTGAAATCGGGCTTGGGGCGGCCTTTTCCCGTCCGCGCAAATGGAAAATGGCCTTGACAACCAGCCTTGTTAATATTATTTTGTTGGTTTAGGATTTCGGAAAATGGCCAGGTAGCTCAGTCGGTAGAGCAGGGGACTGAAAATCCCCGTGTCGGGGGTTCAATTCCCTCCCTGGCCACCATTAAAATCAAGGGGTTACGGAATTTTCCGTAGCCCCTTTTTATATACTCCGCTTACTGGTTGCTTACTGGTAGGCGGGCCTTACTACCGCAGCACCTTTTCAACCTGGAAAATTACGGCCTTCGCATTCCATTCCCCCCGCTCACGAGCTCCAGATATCCCTGCATCTTCCATGTCCCGCCTGATCAATGGCGTTTTCTGAACCCTCTGGAGCTCGACAAATGAATCGTTCAAACTCTCAAGCGGCGAGATTGCCGTATCCAGATTAGCCAGACTAACTCCTGTACTCTAAAGTCAGCATTTACGACTGCGGGGCAGTAAATAAATATATTGTGTTGGTCGCAATAATACGATATAAACCGGCAATTGCGAGTAGACCTCATTATGGGGTAAATTCAAATCAAATTCGCAAATTTATTAAGGCCAACTCCCCTAACCAAGCCACAAATGAACTGCAACCTGATGAAAAACAACAAAGGTTTTTGCAAACTACTGTCCTTATTCTGTTTAACCATATTCCTGCTTACAGGGTGCGGTGGCGGAGGGAATGATAGCAGTCAAGCCTCCGCAAAACTTGCCTCAAACGCCAAGGCTCTCGATCAAAACACCACAGAAAACCTTGCTTCAGTTTCTGAGGATGGCGCCTTGCTTATCTTCTCGGGAACTACCTCTCAGATAGAATCGCTGCAAATAGGAGATGTAATTATCTCCGGTATTGCAACGGAAACGCCCGGAGGCCTTCTTAGAAAGGTGGAAAGCATCTATACCGCGCCAGACGGCACGGTGCAGGTGACGACAAGCGAGGCAATGCTGACGGATGCGTTCGAAGAACTCCGTATAAAGGGAACAGTCACATCCGATGCCGGAGCCGCGGCTTTTACCAGGTCGGCATCTATAGACCTCATCCCGAAGATCACTTATAAAATCCCTGGCACCAATCTCGGAATTTCCGGCGATATTGATGCGACCATGTCTGGAGATTATACGTACAGCCCCATGTTGGATTACGATATAGATATTGGCCTGCGTAACCAGAAGCTCAAGTTTATTTTAAGAGGTCCCGCCACCCTGGATATGGATGTCGCCGTTAACGCGATGGCTGGAGTAAGCATTAATAATAATGTTCCACTCAGCGCATTGCCTATATACATTGGTGTTGTTTCAATTCCAATTCCAGTCCCTCCATTTGCGATAGTTATAACCTTTGAATTTATCCCTAGCGTCGGCATAGTTTTTTCTGGCGAAAATACTTTTGACAAGACTTACGGATTCAGGTCATCCGCAACCATTGAGGCTGGCCTTGATTATGAAAACGGCAACACCACACTGGTCTCTTCATTCGAAGATTATAATTATA
This genomic window contains:
- a CDS encoding YgiQ family radical SAM protein — encoded protein: MFLPTTEKEARALGWERLDVILVTGDSYIDSPFIGVAVIGKVLVDAGYRVGVIGQPDPSGTDILRLGEPLLFWGVTGGCIDSMVANRTASGRRRMSDDYTPGGFNDRRPDRAAIIYSNLIRRHFKGTRPIVLGGIEASLRRIAQYDFWTDSIRRSVLFDAKADYVLYGMAERSAVELADRLKKGKDPSDIRGLCHISKIAPEGAIELPSYEECVSNKNAFTRAFRLFYANNDPATALPLAQRHGDRYLVQNPPSEYLTGGELDRVYALGYERDLHPFHRKDGEVKALETIRFSISTHRGCYGECGFCAIAVHEGRRVRSRSRASIIAEAEEMARHPLFKGRIHDVGGPSANMYGSGCSRMEKDGCCPKKSCISPKVCPLLKQGHEEQISLLRALRSVKGVKKVVVASGIRHDMVLADRKDGESYLKELVTHHVSGQMKIAPEHTEDGVLRMMGKPGCDKGALLRFKELFYRFTREAGLKQFLSYYLMAAHPGCSREDMKRLRAFAVKELGGIPEQVQVFTPTPSTYSTLMYWTGRDPFTGAPCYIERTSKGREEQKAILFGQGAGKDAAKKGNSGPKGSGPKSGR